The following is a genomic window from Bactrocera tryoni isolate S06 chromosome 2, CSIRO_BtryS06_freeze2, whole genome shotgun sequence.
CGATattaagaaacaaaataatacattacgCAAATGACGTTCTTACAAATCACGGAACGGTCCTCAATTTTGACGCGATCATAAGTCGCTTGGATTTCGCCTATGCCGATAAGCGATCAATCCATATCCTTGAACAAGAGATAAGCATTCTTTGACAAGGAAACTTGTCTATTATTGATTATTATaacgaagtcaataaaaaattgactttGATAATTAATAAGACGATAATGTCACATGGTTCAAATAAGGGACTAGTAGATCAACTTAATGACCAACACAGGAAAAATGCCTTGAGAATATTCATTTCAGGACTTAACGGTTCCCTATCAAACATTTTGTTCTCGTTAGCCCCATCTGATATACCAAATGCTTTAGCTAAAGCTCTAGAATTAAATTCAAACAATATGAGAGCAAATTTTGCTTTCCAATTCAGTAGGAGTCAGGCTCAGCCGAACCCAGCAAAAttgcaagttcataatcctCGAACATCTCCTCTAAACTTCACAAATAACCAGTTCCAGAACAATTTAAGATTCcctcaagtaaacaaaaataaccaacAATATGCACAAAGAGATAACCAAGGATTCCAGAACAAAAATACCCAACAATACGTACAAAGATTTAATCAAGGATACCAAAGAAACCAACCTGAACTAATGGACGTGGATTCCAGTATCCACAAACAAACTCAACACGAACAAACATACGCCAAACGGAATTTTGAAGAACATAAAAGAACACCACAACCTCCATCTAAAATTCAAcgcataaataatattcaagaaaaaGCTTTTTTAGGCTGAAGACAGGACTCCCATACATTTATAGGTACTGCGGAGTAACAGGAAGAAAACTAAAAGTCCTAATTGACACAGGAGCCACTTGTTGCTATTGCAAaccaaacacttttttatatagAGATAAATTAGATATAATTAAAAGAGTAAAAACAATTAACGGATTCACCACTATTGAAGATTATAGTGATGTAAATATCTTCAATACGATACAGAGATTTTACGTAATAGAAAATTTAGAAGCAGATATGCTAATAGggcttaatattttgaaaaaagaggGAGTTGTAATAGATTTaaagaatgaaatattaaaatataataacaaaacggaaaaaatttatattgaaaataataatggaaattttaatacTACCTTGGGAAGCTCAAATGCTTCTATGGCGTCCGCTGATGAATTATGCCAGCAATTATGTAATTTAAGTACTACTCTGGGACAAAAAGATCCTAGAAAGCCAGCGTAGAATAATACcgcttataataatttaaaaaatggaaatcttgaatatttgaaaacagaaacaaagaatgaaatcgaaaaaattcattcaaatataaatacaaatttacccTTTAGAACGGACGTTAAAGCTGAAATACGCACAATTGTTGAAACTCCCATGTGGAATAAACAGTACCCATACCCCTTGTCCGTTAATACTTTTGTGAACAATGAAATAAAGAATCTATTAGATAATGGTATAATACGTCCAAGTAAAAGGCCCTATAATTCACCAATATGGGTTGTACCAAAGAaaggaataaatgaaaatggtACACCAAAACTTAGGCTAGTTATAGATTacaagaaaattaatgaaaatacagTTCCCGATAAATACCCTATCCCAGACATAAATGTTATATTAGCAAACTTAGGAACAGCAAAATACTTCTCTACTCTAGATTTAAAGTCAGGTTTCCATCAAATTACAATGCAGGAAAAGGATATAGAAAAAACAGCTTTTAGTGTCAACAATggcaaatatgaatatttaagaCTACCTTTCGGATTAAGGAATGCCCCTAGCATATTTCAAAGCGCGATGGATAATATATTACGCAATTATGTAGGAAAGTTTTGTCATGTATATATCGATGACATAATAATCTATTCAAATAATATAGAAGAACATAGAGAACACTTAAAGGTAATAGTCAAAACACTTGATgccaatatgaaaatatctttagaaaaatcaaaattttatgaaaccgAAGTCGAGCTTTTAGGATATATGATTGCCCAAGGAATTATTAAAACAGacccaaaaaaaattgagtgcaTTAAACACTTCCTTATTCCATCTACTTTGAGACAATTACGAagttttttaggaaatttattCAAGACTATGCTTTAAGatgatatcaaaacttttaatgtaaatggatacatttaaaactaattaccttaaacttgtattaattattttggtaataatacaaaatttactctattatatattttttaatgattttatgaaatcatcatgaaatacatatgtatgtaggtaaattttaatatacatacatatgtacatacatatttataaactgAGTATATGCTTTGATACCAAACATATACCGATAATCTATAAATCATATGCCGAGTCGGTTGCacatagaaaataaacaaatctgTAGGCGTACATTTCTTTAtattgaaattagcattataCTTACAGTGGACTCGCGATAATATGAACACCCTAAATTATGAACCCCCCAAAATATGAACACTTTTTGGCTACCATTGACTACTCTAAAATGTGAACTTTGGACAAAAGCTCTAAAATATGAACAATATTGTTGTCAATAACGaatttaaagcgctttgtaATTTGGGGAATTCCCTAGTTATTCGCATtcaatatgcatgtacatacatactatgtatttaCCCATCGCTCGAAAATGCTTACAGGTGCTCATTACAGGGTTTGATTTTGTCTACGTCAGTCGTCTGTAagaatttttaagtgtttttggTTGGTGATTGCACGCAAGCATAAGTGCCTCtttattttcttaagaaataatcaaatgtaaataattttgaaacatgCACACAAAAAAGCAGACTTTAAGAGACAAATCCGATATTTTGGAATGCTTACGAAAAGGTGCAAGTGTTGCAAATTTAGCAACTAAATATGGAGTGGCAAAGTTTACAGTATGtagaataaagaaaaattaaaacgcTATCCTTAAATGTGTTAACGATACATTTATGGGTCCTGGAAAAAGGAAAACTATGCGTCCATCAGAGTAtccaaaattggaaaaattgttgTATAGATGGTTTTTGCATATGAGGGACAAAAAACTCCCGGTGAGCGGACTGATGATAAAAGAAAAGGCGAAGGTGCTTCATTgtacaattaaagaaaattgccTTGACTTCAATGCCAGTGATGGATGgctccaaaatttcaaaaagagcTATGGCGTTCGGTTGCTCCAAGTTTCTGGGGAAAAACTATCTTCACAGCCCCAGTTGGTCGATCCATTCAAAAAAGCTCTAAAGACGAAAATGGAAGATATTGGTTTAAGTCGGGAGCAAGTTTACAACGCCGACAAATCCGGTTTATTTTGGAAACTTTTACCACAAAAGACGTATGTATCATCATTAGAAAAAACAGCCCCAGGAGCAAAGATGGAAAAGCAAAGAATAACATTCTTGTGCTGTTCAAATGCGGAAGGATCTCATCAACTCGAGCTCCCTGTGATAGACAAGGCCAGAAACTACCGTTGTTTTAAGGGGTTTGACTGCCCTGTTCATTATAGACATTCAAAGTCCGCTTGGATGACTGCCGCTATCTTCAAAGATTGGTTACATCGTTCATTCACCAAAATGCAATCAggattacaaaattttattacagaAACAGTCTTTTGGCCTCCGTTGCTGCAACAGGATGTGACTTGCTAGAGTCTATGAAGCAAATTTCACTTAAGGACGCTATTATTACCCTTGAATCTGCATGGAATAAAGTGGATGAGGCTGTGCTATCAAAATGCTGGAACAATGTTTTGAGTATGCTTGAAAATCAAGAAGATCCTGAAGTTGAATTTCTTTTGAATATCCTTCGAAGGAACTTGAATATGAATTTGGGGGACTTGGAGGAGAGCGCAGCCAatcttttacaaaacttgaGACCTGAGGTTTGTTTTATCAGAAACGTAAACTCAATAAAGTTGTAattactacatatttatattcactGCAGATTGGAATCACTGCTTGCGACGTTAGAGAATGGAACGAGGATGCTattgaattcaatgaaaataaaatacaggAAATATCCGTCGAAGACGACTATGTATTAAAGAACCTAAGGGAAAAAGCAGTTTTTAAGATGATTGAACAAAAGAAACAGCAAAAGAGGATTaccgatttttttccaaaatgagCTTCAactttgtataaaattaaaatatgtataatatgaaattatatctAAACTGTTCTGTTTACATGCAACATTGTTTTACTTAtgtaacgaaaaaaattaataagacaagtttattttgaagtttaaaataaaaaaaatttaatttaatactacattttttcgtttttgcaccTTTTGTAAATATGAACAATCTCGCAAAAATTAACAGTCCTGTTTTTAATTAGTTCATATTATCGCGAGTCCACTGTATTTCTCATTTAACTccgaaaatgctcaattctgctattttcgagtCCCCTGCTGCAAAACTATGGTGAAACAcgcttaaaatttgtttgtggtGAAACTCCCTCATCTCTGCCGAGTACCCCTGCGAAAAGTTACGATATCTAAAACGTAAACCTTCTCTTTGGTAAACGTCCTCTGTCtatgatatacgttctctgcttcctctatttaccgtgcgattctgtactgtgatacagtctcaagtcactaaatttgagattttaagttagagacaatttttgagacttgagacgtatttgctattctgtaagtgccagccacaaaatttattacatttcattattcagagatgtttttacacttgaatgaaaataaatatgtcgataacaaatattaaattttctataacttagtcaaaaaacataattatcaataaaaataaaaatatatgttcactttgtttcataatGTTTACGaagtttatgtaaaattgatttatttttaacattttcgtgtttgaattgctttcaaaatataaaaaaacgacaatcgattaatatctatgatgatctctattcagtacaTTCAAAATGACAGACaagagttttttttagttttgtgagctgctagctatcaggtctcaaatttgaggcaatattttgagactaactctagagactgtttagtgaatagtaactagtcacaaattgagactttacctcaaaatgtctcaaatagagactagagactggttacagaatcccgctattaaacTCTTTTCTTAGGtcgtaaatttttttacgaTCTTCCAGACAATGGTGTATAACTGTTATATAGTCAATTGCTACTTCCCCTAATTGGACCTCAATTTGTTACAGATTGTGTGGACTTAACACTTTTTTCCACCAATAGATGAcgcaaaaatatgcaaatggaATCCACAAAGACGGTGCCATTGTAAACGCCATGACAGCGGACACTTCTGCCGATTTCTTCTGCCACTTATTCCGCTTGTTGTTACTGCAATAACTAACTGGCAGAGCACTGTGGTCGCCTGCGCTGCGTGCGTTCTATCGTTGCATGTCGGTCTAATGCGATTTGTTTGTTTACCCAGTTGACAGTTCCTGGAAAATCGTCAGGGTGAACATATCTTAGTGTTTGTGCGGAAAAATTCTATATTCCGGTGATGCTGCGTGTGTAAACGAACGTGCGAAATTTCAACATACGTACAACCAATCTCATCGAGCTGATAGGCACATATTCAGCGCACTTTTAAAAGTGCAGAGGGAGCAGCTCCACATTTTGAgtgaactaaaataaataaaaaattctttgtatcTATGAAAGTGCACAGTTTGAAATTGGTTGGCCGTGCACGCATTTCTGGCACAAACACTATCcccaaaataaatatgtataatatagaaataaaatgttaaaatttcaaaagcgtTTCAAGTTCCAAAATAGTggtaaataaacataaaagtgAATTTAAAGCGGTAATAATCGTGCTATagaaaggaaaataataataataaagtaccCGCTTTTGTATGCGTGTTTGTGgcattatatgtgtatgtatgtatatgtgtagcaacaaataaacagttatttgtaaatataatcaTCAAGTGACGTACAAAGCAGTTTGAAGTGCCCAATTAAAAAGtagttaaaagaaaaatgtcattttcaactaatttgaCCTTTACGTTTGGATTATTTATGTTCTGCGGTGCGCTGGTGCATTGTCACCTCAATGTTTACCTCAATCTGCACGAGGTGATGCGATTAATAGGTGAGTGTGCGCCAAACGTATtcgttatgaaaaatatttaatgcatgTAAATACTGCGGTTCTAAAGGAAGAAGTGCAAAGAAATAATGATGTAAATAACTTGgggatatacttacatatatcacTCAAaatctttgtgttttttttagacAAGTGGTTTTTgagaagaaataaaacgcaCATAATTTATGTTATAACcaagaatttagctttattataaaggCAACCGTTTGAcattatgtttaaaaattatttcgggCTAGTAACCGCCGCGGCAGGCGATATGCAATTGGGCCTtatgtcagcaataacgcgCTGAATGTTCTCTTCCCAGGCGTCAATCGTctcacaaaaaatagtccaaCGGTGATAAATCGCACAATCTTGAGAAAATAGGGATTGGTAACCATCGCGTTTTGGGGCCATTCACCGAATGTGTTACGCGTTCTTTCACGAGTTgaattttgtaagaaaatcTTCTATAAAGTGCATGGGTACAACTCCAATTGTTACACGCGATGACGGCTGGACTCAGCACAGTTCTTTGGTACGCACTGTACACCTTCTCTGAGGATGCGCATTATTCAGTAACGTAAACTTGGTTCGAAACCTATCCATGGTTGCTCGAATTATCGTCGCGATTATGACGAAAAATGTACGCAATGCGCAATACGCCGCTCGCgccgaataatttttttaataataaatttgcacgatttgcaaacgttgttcCGGAGTAAGTAGGttcataatgaaatgccaaaccaaaTTGGTATAAATCAAGTAAAAGCTGTCAAATAGAATAACTCCAAAATGTTGCCTTATCGAAACCTACACatctaaaaaaaacaccctatgTAATAATCAAAACgaaagtgtgcaaaatttgagaTCAATGTCTCAAAAACTGGGAGACTAGTTCGCGCGTATACAAACAGACAtagataaattgaaaatttctaaatatacatacatataaatggaaataaaaataacgcaAATCCCATAGACAtagataaattgaaaatttctatatatacatacatataaatggaaataaaaataacgcaGTCCCGCAATTTCTAGACATTactcctattcaaaatatctggaacttgtTGGAAAACCGTATTTCACAACatcgaatttcttcaaaatagggCCAAGAAACTGGATCAtcgacttagtgggtcaaaatatccggaaacaATACTAGAAATCGAGTGGGGAGCATGCGTCGATATCTAGGGAcaataatttcaacaaaatgtaggccaaaaaccgctaaaactattgtaattacttttgaattactatatacatacacataaataatcattggtgtatgtaaacttttttgatatgcattaggcgcattttaagcttaagcattaatttttgatatgctatatttaatgttaaatatacatatcttgaaatggatagaaaaaacacaaaatttattaattaaaaaaaaaaaataaacttgttatttaatagaactaggtgtatgtaaactttattggtccactgtatatgGCTTACGACGTGCGATTCGTCTATGAAAACCAGCACTATTCAACACATTCCTTACTGTTTggggatttattttttaatggatAATGGATAAcatgtatctgaacattttaacaaaacaatttaaattttatgtgtgtTTAAATCGGTTGTTAaagcagcaaaatcaatttccaaTAGGATAACGATCCAAAATACACATTGTATCTTGTACGTGAAGGGTTGTTAAGGAATTAAAAATATCTCCAGTTGCCCTGCAATCACCAGACATTATCCTATTCAACATACCTGGAACTTATTGGAAATCCGTATTCAAAACCttcgaatttcattaaaagagTGCTTAAAAACTGCCTTATgcacttagtgggtcaaaatatccgaaAATAACACTAGAAATTTAGTGGGGAGCAGCGTCGACAGTTGGGGCAATAATTGACGCCTACATCGCGTATTgggaagtcgaaaaagtcttttcgtatttctaatcaaacttcaacttatttttttatatttatactaataaataaatagacaataatgtaccattttggtcgaccactttctgctatttttccgctagtgtaaaactttcatcagtgtaaattgaaatttcaaaatttcgaaatttccagaacggaggCGGGAGAACCATTGTTgtactacacgaactgatacagcatcgtctccgtaaacttcacaaatttcattggtggcttgcgtagcattcttcccttttttatacaaaaatttcaaaatatagcgaatttcttctttacttttactcatttttgaacagctgataAAGAGCTTTCACAAAGGCgccataataataattattttttaagaaaagaacTTTTATTTGGGCGTAACTACAGTTAGGAATATGCTGTTGGGGCAACTTTTGTAGATAATTATAAGTTCTGTAAAGTCgtagtacattattttgttttagcaaaagtcagaagatgatcagaagaggctataaattttgcaattgacctctaatgtcagttctgttttgacatttgtgtagtaaacacatacgaaatacacgtaaataaacaatggtacgctacactgcgtgccaaaaccgatatgctgaaggatgcatttcccgggcgcctaatcttGCATTGggcagcaagatcgcctgatttggcCGCTTCAGAcatatttttgtggggcttgtTGAAGacgcgggtttatgtcaacaagcctcagactcttgcagctcttaaagacaatatccatcaagaatgtgaggacctatcgccggaagttctggccaaagtgatggaaaatggctcaaatgacaatcaactgtggcggcggccatttatgtatatgatatcatattctcgacttgatgtaaaaaaatttaaaagaccaaataaaaataatccacaagcagaatcaaagtttttcattttccaatagTAATAAATAGTATAGCTCAAGTTCCTCACTTGACTTATAACATCTAATTACAAGA
Proteins encoded in this region:
- the LOC120769078 gene encoding uncharacterized protein LOC120769078; protein product: MKQISLKDAIITLESAWNKVDEAVLSKCWNNVLSMLENQEDPEVEFLLNILRRNLNMNLGDLEESAANLLQNLRPEIGITACDVREWNEDAIEFNENKIQEISVEDDYVLKNLREKAVFKMIEQKKQQKRITDFFPK